A genome region from Penicillium psychrofluorescens genome assembly, chromosome: 3 includes the following:
- a CDS encoding uncharacterized protein (ID:PFLUO_004947-T1.cds;~source:funannotate): protein MSGEKIFEGIFATHKPQGVTSADVVRKVQHHFQPSKTFKPWLDSEKARRDRESNFQQKRRRNKRLDIKVGHGGTLDPLATGVLVIGVGKGTKSLGDFLGCTKAYEATILFGAETDTYDRLGKITRRAPYEHVTREAVEKALDQFRGKIMQKPPIFSALRIDGKKLYEYAREGKVPDVEIKARPVETLDIKIMEWYEPGTHEYKWPEQEMVGEERAAAEQLIDRVDALPATADGETTADASAPKRKSSPPNEESTDAKKVKVSETEAADAPKAPEPTPGETTSVQTDQSRPQPAAVKISMTVTSGFYVRSLAHDLGKALGSCALMSELVRTRQGDYELTPEKTLEYKDLEAGEEVWGPKVQEFLENWNRNRLDKLEAEK, encoded by the coding sequence AGCCCTCGAAGACTTTCAAGCCATGGCTCGACTCCGAGAAAGCCCGACGAGACCGCGAGTCCAATTTCCAGCAAAAACGGCGCCGCAACAAGCGCCTCGACATCAAGGTCGGGCATGGCGGCACACTCGACCCGCTCGCGACAGGTGTGCTCGTCATTGGCGTGGGCAAGGGGACCAAGTCGCTGGGCGATTTCCTCGGCTGCACCAAGGCCTATGAGGCGACGATTCTCTTCGGCGCGGAGACAGATACCTACGACCGGTTGGGCAAGATCACCCGCCGTGCGCCGTATGAGCACGTCACCCGCGAAgcggtggagaaggcccTCGATCAATTCCGCGGGAAGATTATGCAGAAGCCGCCGATTTTCTCTGCTCTGAGGATagatggcaagaagctcTACGAGTATGCgcgcgagggcaaggtgcCGGATGTGGAGATCAAAGCACGCCCGGTGGAGACGCTGGATATTAAGATCATGGAGTGGTATGAGCCTGGGACGCATGAATACAAGTGGCCTGAGCAGGAGATGgttggggaggagagggCAGCGGCAGAGCAGCTCATTGACAGGGTCGATGCGTTGCCCGCGACTGCAGACGGCGAGACGACTGCCGACGCATCGGCCCCGAAGCGAAAGTCGTCGCCTCCCAATGAGGAGTCTACCGACGCCAAAAAGGTGAAAGTGTCAGAGACCGAAGCAGCAGACGCGCCCAAGGCCCCCGAGCCTACACCTGGTGAGACCACTTCCGTGCAGACCGATCAGTCCCGGCCGCAACCTGCAGCGGTGAAGATCTCCATGACCGTCACCTCGGGCTTCTATGTCCGCTCCCTAGCTCACGACCTGGGCAAAGCGTTGGGAAGCTGTGCCCTGATGAGTGAGCTTGTGCGGACGCGCCAAGGCGACTACGAGCTGACACCCGAGAAGACGCTGGAATACAAGGATCTGgaggccggcgaggaggtcTGGGGCCCAAAGGTGCAGGAGTTCCTGGAGAATTGGAACCGGAATCGGTTGGACAAGTTAGAGGCCGAGAAATAA